GGCATCCGCGACCTGAAGACAATCGATAAGGTCCTTTCCATCGGCGTGAACTACGTGATCCTGGGCACCTCGGCGGTGCAGAACAAGGATTTCGTGAAGGAATCGGTCAAGGAATACGGCAAGTCCATCATCGCCGGCATCGACGCCAAGAAGGGATTCGTGGCCATCAAGGGCTGGAAACAGGTGACCAAGGTCAACGCGGTGGACCTGGCCAAGGAGATGGTGGACCTGGGCGTGGGCCAGATCATCTTCACCGACATCCAGCGCGACGGGATGCTGGAAGGCCCCAACTTCAAGAGCACCAAGGAACTGGCGAAGGCCGTCAAGGTGCCGGTCATCATCTCGGGCGGCATGTCGGGCTACAAGGACATCGAACACGCCAAGCGGCTGGAGAAGTACGGCATCACCTCGGTGATCATCGGCAAGGCCCTCTACACGGGCAAGATCGACCTGAAGCAGGCCATCAGGATCGCGAAAGAACCGGTGCAACCCCGCGCGAAAAAGAAGAAGTAGCCGCAAATCGGCGCGAATATTCGCAAATGGTAATTCGAGTCACCCTCATCCCGGCCTTCTCCCCTCAAGGGAGAAGGGGAATTCCGCGGCTTCGGAAAAGTCAGCGCCCTTTGGGGGAACGGGTTGGGTGAAGAGTGAAGTGGTTTTTAAAATCCGCGTTCATTCGCGTGAATTCGCGGCCAAGAGGTTTTCATGTTAGCCAAGCGCATCATCCCCTGTCTCGACGTCAAGGAAGGCCGCGTGGTCAAGGGCGTCAAGTTCCAGAACCTCCGCGACGCGGGGGACCCGGTCGAGATCGCCAAGCAATACGACACCGAGGGTGCCGACGAGCTGGTCTTCCTCGACATCACCGCCTCCCACGAGAAGCGCAACATCCTGCTGGATGTGGTCACCCGCACCGCCGAGGCGGTCTTCATGCCGCTGACGGTCGGCGGGGGAGTGCGCACCACCGACGACATCAAGACCCTCCTGAGGTCCGGGGCCGATAAGGTCTCCCTCAACACCCGGGCGGTCGAGAATCCCCAAGTGCTCCAGGAAGGTGCCAACAAGTTCGGCGCCCAATGCATCGTGCTGGCCATCGACGCCAAGCGGAAGGACCCCGCGGACCCCGCCAAGGGCTGGGAGGTCTTCACCCACGGCGGCCGGACGGCGACGGGCAAGGACGCGGTCGAATGGGCGAAGCAAGGGGTCCAATTGGGGGCGGGCGAGATCCTTTTGACCAGCATGGACCGGGACGGCACCAAGAACGGCTATGACCTGGAATTGACGAAAGCCATCGCGGAGGCGGTCTCCGTGCCGGTCATCGCCTCGGGCGGGGTGGGGAACCTGGATCACTTGGCGGACGGGGTCACCCTGGGCAAGGCCGACGCGGTCCTGGCGGCTTCGATCTTCCATTATGGCGAGTACACGGTGAAACAGGCGAAGGAATACCTGAAGTACAAAAACATACCCGTCAGGCTTTAGTTGTCATTGCGAGACGTGAATTTTGCGGCGAAGCAATCTCAGTTCCTGGGTGGTTTTTGTTTGTCTGGGGATGAGTCTTATTTACACAGTTTGTCCATTTCAAAGGGGCCTTTGGCCCCAAAATTGAAAACTGTGTCACACTCATTATCCGCATCGGGCGAAGCCCGATCCTTAAGAAGTGAATGAGTGTAAACTGGGATTGCCACGTCGCAAAAAAGGTCCTATTCGGACCTTGCTCCTCGCAATGACGGCTTTTAGAAAAAGGAATAAAGATGAGCCTTCCCCCACAAGCCCTCGACCAGATCAAGAAGCTCGTCAACGAGAACGTGAACAAGTATTTCGGCCCCCTGAAGCCCGCCGAAAAGACACCGGATAAGGTGAAGTTCTTCGCCCAGAAACAGCTCGATTTCTTCCTCAACGGCCTGGCCCGCCAGTCCATGGAACTCCAGCAGGAATGGGCCAAGGGCCATCCCTATCATGTGCACCTGCGCATGTCGTCGCAGGCCAACAAGTTCGAGATCGAGATCACCGAGGATAAGAATTAGCCTTTTACCACGAAGGGGCGAAGGGGCGAATGTTCAAAAGGCTCCCGATCCAAAAACCAGAAAGATCATTGAACACATGAATTCTTCTTTCGTTTCTTCGCTTCTTCGCGGTGAGGGAGGTTGTTATGGCCGATAAGGGAATGCTGACCGAGATCGAGAAGCTCATCCGCAAGAACGTCATCATGTATTTCGCCAGCCAGCCGAACTCCGAGAAGACCCTGGACAAGGTCGAGGCCTTCGCCCAGAAGCAGTTGGAATATTTCATCGACGGCATGATGAAGCAATCCCCGGACCTCTTCCGGGCCTGGCGGGGGAAGAACCCTTTCGTGGCCAAGGCGGCCATCAACAAGGAAAGCCTTTCCTTCGAGATCCAGATCATCGAGAAGGAACCGGGCAAGTTCTAGCTTTTCCCGCCTAAAAAATCCTGGCTTTTTCAAACCGGAAGACTTACTTTAACCCCCTCATTCAACCGTTCGGAGGCAGACCATGGGCTGGATCGATACGCTGAAATTCCAAGACGACGGGCTCATTCCCGTCATCGCGCAGGACGAGAAGACCGGCGAGATCCTCATGTTCGCCTTCGCCAACCGCGAGGCCCTCGAACACACGATCCGGACCGGGAACGTCACCTACTGGAGCCGCAGCCGCAAGAAGCTGTGGAAAAAGGGCGAGGAATCCGGGAACGTGCAGAAAATGAAGGCCCTTTATACGGATTGCGACAAGGACGTCGTTCTGGTAAAAATAGAGCAGATCGGGGGCGCCGCCTGCCACACGGGCAAACGCTCCTGCTTCTTCAACGAATTGTCGGGCGATAACTGGAAGGAAGTCGGCGTCCAGGTCTTCGACCCCGAAAAGGTTTACGGACACAAATGAGATCGACCTTTGGCGTGAATTTGAACCGTTGGCGGATTTCCGCTTGGCTCGGTTAAGAGCCCGGAAAAGCCGTCGCGCCGTTCAAATCCAGCTAAAGGAGTCTCTCCCATGAAAAGTGTCATTTCCTCCAACGTTGTCCCTTCTTTCGAATCCTTCCGCGAATTTGCCAAGACCTACAACCGCATCCCGGTATCCCTGGCTTTCCAGTCGGACCTGGAAACGCCGCTTTCGGC
This bacterium DNA region includes the following protein-coding sequences:
- the hisF gene encoding imidazole glycerol phosphate synthase subunit HisF, with the protein product MLAKRIIPCLDVKEGRVVKGVKFQNLRDAGDPVEIAKQYDTEGADELVFLDITASHEKRNILLDVVTRTAEAVFMPLTVGGGVRTTDDIKTLLRSGADKVSLNTRAVENPQVLQEGANKFGAQCIVLAIDAKRKDPADPAKGWEVFTHGGRTATGKDAVEWAKQGVQLGAGEILLTSMDRDGTKNGYDLELTKAIAEAVSVPVIASGGVGNLDHLADGVTLGKADAVLAASIFHYGEYTVKQAKEYLKYKNIPVRL
- a CDS encoding HisA/HisF-related TIM barrel protein, producing GIRDLKTIDKVLSIGVNYVILGTSAVQNKDFVKESVKEYGKSIIAGIDAKKGFVAIKGWKQVTKVNAVDLAKEMVDLGVGQIIFTDIQRDGMLEGPNFKSTKELAKAVKVPVIISGGMSGYKDIEHAKRLEKYGITSVIIGKALYTGKIDLKQAIRIAKEPVQPRAKKKK
- the hisI gene encoding phosphoribosyl-AMP cyclohydrolase; this translates as MGWIDTLKFQDDGLIPVIAQDEKTGEILMFAFANREALEHTIRTGNVTYWSRSRKKLWKKGEESGNVQKMKALYTDCDKDVVLVKIEQIGGAACHTGKRSCFFNELSGDNWKEVGVQVFDPEKVYGHK